In one Aerosakkonema funiforme FACHB-1375 genomic region, the following are encoded:
- a CDS encoding Uma2 family endonuclease, translated as MLKHQLPRYLPSAEELPDSDETPVDNELQELIPGLLKAILLILWAERMDWFFGIDMGIYYHPDYPAIVPDAFLSLGVERFYDEELRPSYVLWDENVVPTLVLEVVSQNYRKEYSDKLVEYQELGILYYVIYSSRRRRKPRLEVHKLVNGNYELQSGNPIWMPEIGLGIGCERGNYSGVTREWLYWYDAEGKRYLTPEEQVKYEAQRAAQEAQRADRLAQRLRDLGIDPDI; from the coding sequence ATGTTAAAGCACCAGCTGCCGAGATACTTGCCCTCTGCCGAAGAACTACCTGATTCTGATGAGACACCTGTGGATAATGAACTGCAAGAATTAATACCAGGGTTGCTAAAGGCAATTTTGCTCATTCTTTGGGCAGAACGCATGGATTGGTTTTTTGGCATCGATATGGGTATTTATTATCACCCTGACTACCCCGCGATCGTACCAGATGCTTTCTTAAGTTTAGGTGTGGAACGGTTTTATGATGAAGAATTACGTCCCAGTTATGTATTGTGGGATGAAAATGTCGTACCAACTTTGGTGCTAGAAGTTGTTTCACAAAACTATCGGAAGGAATACAGCGATAAATTAGTTGAATATCAAGAATTAGGCATACTTTATTATGTCATTTATTCCTCCCGCCGTCGCCGCAAACCACGTTTGGAAGTCCATAAATTAGTTAATGGCAACTATGAATTACAGTCAGGAAATCCAATTTGGATGCCGGAAATAGGTTTAGGAATTGGTTGTGAGAGGGGAAATTATTCTGGGGTGACAAGAGAATGGTTGTATTGGTATGACGCTGAGGGAAAACGTTATTTGACGCCTGAAGAACAGGTTAAATATGAGGCTCAACGGGCCGCGCAGGAAGCTCAACGGGCCGATCGATTAGCTCAACGATTGCGAGATTTAGGGATAGATCCAGATATTTAG
- a CDS encoding Hsp20/alpha crystallin family protein, producing MALIRWQPFREIETLRRQFDELFEELAGNNQQSEMTWIPAVELQDRDTNLILRVQLPGMEAKDLDIQVTREAVSIAGEHRYEHKAEDKGFFRSEFRYGKFQRTIPLPVHVQKEGSIVSKPDNKTYELPTGELTVYANEEQNLPSLTNESDIKITLQIQAEGDWNYGDSWIFANPVDANGNPENSGREPYVRFSHIKPAALVALKNDQAVAHGKGQKVELQPGETVSFINNDQQGVYYDNSGTQTVKWSILSAN from the coding sequence ATGGCACTTATACGTTGGCAACCATTCCGAGAAATAGAAACCTTACGCCGTCAGTTTGACGAGTTGTTTGAGGAATTAGCAGGAAACAACCAACAGTCGGAGATGACTTGGATACCTGCGGTTGAACTTCAAGACAGAGATACTAACCTAATCCTGCGGGTGCAACTTCCCGGTATGGAAGCAAAAGATTTAGATATCCAAGTCACGCGGGAAGCTGTTTCTATTGCGGGCGAACACCGCTACGAACACAAAGCTGAAGACAAAGGATTTTTCCGATCGGAATTCCGCTATGGAAAATTCCAACGGACAATTCCTTTACCCGTACACGTTCAAAAAGAAGGTTCTATTGTCTCTAAGCCGGACAATAAAACTTATGAACTACCCACAGGCGAACTTACTGTTTACGCAAATGAGGAACAAAACCTTCCCAGCTTAACTAACGAATCCGATATAAAGATAACATTGCAAATTCAAGCCGAGGGCGACTGGAACTACGGTGACTCATGGATATTTGCCAATCCAGTAGATGCTAATGGCAATCCGGAGAATTCCGGACGAGAACCCTATGTGCGTTTCTCCCACATCAAACCAGCTGCATTAGTCGCTCTCAAAAATGACCAAGCTGTTGCTCACGGCAAAGGACAAAAAGTTGAGCTTCAACCGGGCGAAACTGTATCCTTCATCAACAACGACCAACAAGGCGTATATTATGACAACAGCGGTACTCAAACCGTGAAATGGTCGATTTTGAGCGCTAATTAA
- a CDS encoding 4'-phosphopantetheinyl transferase family protein, with protein sequence MAVSGCLWDTPPADFTLSSNDIHIWCADLDLPEMRVLQLAQTLSADELKRADRFYFEQHKKRFIVRRGILRTLLGRYLNMSPDRLHFDYAYRGKPALAKSCGGDTIRFNLSDSDGVALYAVTSDRELGIDIEQIRPMEDAEQIAKRFFSEREYAVLRDIDPSQKQAAFFNCWTRKEAYIKAIGDGLALPLDEFNVSLAPGEPARLLSIKGDRQLATAWFLQHLNPFPGYVGAIALQGFGFNISCWEWVE encoded by the coding sequence ATGGCTGTTTCTGGTTGTCTCTGGGATACTCCACCAGCAGACTTTACATTGTCGAGTAATGATATTCATATTTGGTGTGCCGATCTTGACTTGCCAGAGATGCGGGTTTTACAGTTGGCACAAACTCTCTCTGCGGATGAGCTAAAGAGGGCCGATCGCTTTTATTTTGAGCAGCATAAAAAACGTTTCATTGTTCGCCGTGGCATTCTCAGAACGCTGTTGGGTCGCTACTTGAATATGTCGCCCGATCGATTGCACTTTGATTATGCTTATCGCGGCAAACCTGCATTGGCAAAAAGCTGCGGTGGGGATACAATTCGATTTAATTTATCTGACTCTGATGGGGTCGCTTTATATGCGGTTACAAGCGATCGCGAACTCGGTATCGATATCGAACAAATCCGTCCGATGGAAGATGCGGAACAAATTGCCAAGCGTTTCTTTTCTGAGCGAGAATATGCCGTGTTGCGCGACATCGATCCCAGTCAAAAACAAGCTGCATTTTTTAATTGCTGGACTCGCAAAGAAGCTTACATCAAAGCAATTGGCGATGGCTTAGCTTTACCCCTAGATGAGTTTAATGTTTCCTTAGCGCCGGGAGAACCGGCTAGGCTACTCAGCATTAAAGGCGATCGACAATTAGCCACAGCTTGGTTCCTCCAGCATTTAAACCCTTTTCCTGGCTACGTGGGTGCGATCGCACTACAAGGTTTCGGCTTTAACATCAGCTGCTGGGAATGGGTGGAGTAG
- a CDS encoding non-ribosomal peptide synthetase gives MNIVEFLSQLRSLDIQVFVDSDRIRCNAPEGVITPELRAEIQERKTEIILFLKAANSTSKNNTISLVPISRDRNIPLSFAQQRLWFLDGLVPNNPFYNVPAAVRLTGSLNLEALSQTFNEIVRRHEALRTTFVTVEGQPVQVIHPALKVYLPIIDLQDLPLGEREKKALRLTAQEAQKPFNLSTEILLRITLLRLSATEHILLLNMHHIVSDGWSIGLLIQELAILYTAFANEQPSPLPELPIQYADFAYWQREWLQGKVLETQLSYWRQQLNAISTLNLPTDRPRPAIQTYRGARKIVQLPKGLSAALEAFSQQEGVTLFMTLLAAFQILLYRYTQQENITLGSPIANRNRSEIEGLIGFFVNSLVLRTDLSGNPTFREVLMRVKEVTLGAYAHQDLPFEKLVEELHPERNLNQNPLFQVVFALQNSPMSPLELPNLMLSPLQFDTETTRFDLEFHLWEPSPNNKLWVDSAEGISGFVIYSTDLFDESTINRMWGHFQTLLEGIVANPEQQIAELSLLTESELHQLLVEWNATQVEYPKNQCVHQLFEERVKQNPDAIALIFEDKQLTYQELNIRSNQLANYLQNLGVGAEVLVGICVERSFDMVIGMLGILKAGGAYLPLDPTYPSERLSFILEDAQVSVLLTEERWVNRVQSRNSKLICLDKDWQTIAEESKDNPSDNVTANNLAYVIYTSGSTGEPKGVKIEHKGLLNLIYWHQKAFAISPLDRATQISGVAFDACVWEIWPYLSAGASIYFPDEETKRSPENIRDYLVANGITISFLPTPLAEKVLLLEWPHAVALRILLTGGDKLHHYPIAEYPFQLVNNYGPTENTVVTTSGIVPVSKQPNVAPAIGRPIANTKVYVLDKHLQPVPIGIPGELYIAGDGLARGYLNRTELTETRFLQLTETRFLQETGFLSEARLYQTGDLVRYRTDGNIEFLGRLDEQIKIRGYRIELGEIESVLSQHPAVLQTVVTNREYAGENRLVAYVALNPEYSSEQEQIQQKQLQNEQISQWQMLYNETYDRSVTDPDPTFNIVGWNSSYTNQPIPAEQMQEWVNNQVAQILALQPSRVLEIGCGTGLLLFRIAPHCHKYCGTDFSSASLDYIRQHLQNQELPQVTLLQKMATDFEGIEAKSFDAVILNSVVQYFPNIDYLLHAIEGAIEATAPGGVIFIGDVRSLPLLQAFHASVQLHQAEPSLTREQLQQRVEMQIFQETELVIEPAFFIALKQHFPQINDVQLQPIRGRHHNELTQFRYNAILHIGVEKDGERTPPQPRGGGTEGGFTDCLDWEENNLTISTVRQILIDNQPEILGISNVPNARVMAAVKTVEWLFNTEKFASAIQMREALQKLDRIGVDPEDWYVLDVPYNIEISWTDSNNEGRYNVVLQRQDASSKKLIFPHSTQLRPWQTYANNPLQAKAARKLVPQLQMYLAEKLPEYMIPSAFVVLDSLPLTPNGKVDRRALPAPDPIKPELAAGYVAPRTPVEEILVKIFAEVLGVKRVSIHENFFELGGHSLLATQLVSRVRDAFKIELPLRSVFETPTIAELSKVVEAFKDSNGENKAPALVPISRESRRMKLSSLNKESK, from the coding sequence TTGAATATAGTTGAGTTTTTATCCCAGCTTCGCAGTCTAGATATTCAGGTTTTTGTTGATAGCGATCGCATTCGTTGCAATGCGCCTGAAGGAGTTATCACACCTGAACTGCGTGCGGAAATTCAAGAACGCAAAACCGAAATTATTTTATTTTTAAAAGCTGCTAATTCCACAAGTAAAAACAATACTATATCTCTCGTACCAATTTCTCGCGATCGAAATATTCCGCTCTCATTCGCACAACAAAGATTGTGGTTTCTAGATGGTTTAGTCCCCAACAATCCCTTTTATAACGTTCCGGCAGCAGTGCGTCTCACAGGCTCGCTCAACTTAGAGGCGCTGTCACAAACTTTTAATGAAATTGTGCGGCGTCACGAAGCTTTGCGTACCACTTTTGTAACAGTTGAAGGGCAACCAGTTCAAGTAATTCATCCTGCCTTAAAAGTATATCTACCCATCATCGATCTGCAAGATTTACCACTAGGAGAACGAGAAAAAAAAGCGCTACGACTGACAGCACAGGAAGCTCAAAAACCTTTCAATTTATCCACCGAGATATTGCTGCGAATAACGCTGCTGCGACTGAGCGCAACAGAACATATTCTCTTATTGAATATGCACCATATTGTCTCCGATGGTTGGTCGATCGGCTTATTAATTCAAGAACTGGCAATCCTCTACACAGCCTTTGCCAACGAGCAGCCTTCTCCTTTGCCAGAACTACCAATTCAATATGCAGATTTTGCCTATTGGCAGCGCGAATGGTTGCAAGGTAAAGTGTTAGAAACCCAACTTAGTTATTGGCGGCAACAATTAAACGCTATTTCCACACTAAATTTACCGACAGATAGACCCAGACCCGCTATTCAAACTTACCGAGGTGCGCGTAAAATTGTTCAATTACCTAAAGGTTTGAGCGCAGCGCTAGAGGCTTTTTCGCAGCAGGAAGGCGTGACATTGTTCATGACCCTGCTAGCAGCGTTTCAAATTTTACTTTATCGCTACACGCAACAAGAAAATATTACTTTAGGTTCGCCGATCGCCAACCGCAATCGCAGCGAAATCGAAGGATTAATTGGCTTTTTTGTCAATAGTTTAGTGCTGCGTACCGATTTATCGGGAAACCCAACTTTTCGGGAAGTTTTAATGCGAGTCAAAGAGGTTACTTTGGGAGCTTACGCTCATCAAGATTTGCCTTTTGAAAAGCTGGTGGAAGAACTGCATCCAGAGCGTAATTTGAACCAAAATCCTTTATTTCAAGTTGTGTTTGCGCTCCAAAACTCCCCGATGTCGCCGCTAGAATTACCAAATTTAATGTTAAGTCCGTTGCAATTTGATACTGAAACGACGCGGTTTGATTTGGAGTTTCATTTATGGGAACCATCTCCCAACAATAAGCTGTGGGTAGATAGCGCCGAAGGAATCAGCGGTTTTGTCATTTACAGTACTGATTTATTCGATGAATCTACAATTAATCGGATGTGGGGACATTTTCAAACCCTGCTTGAAGGTATTGTTGCCAATCCCGAACAACAAATTGCAGAATTATCTTTATTAACTGAATCTGAGCTACACCAGTTGTTAGTCGAATGGAATGCTACTCAAGTAGAGTATCCCAAAAATCAATGCGTTCATCAGTTATTTGAGGAGAGGGTAAAGCAAAATCCAGATGCGATCGCATTAATATTTGAAGATAAGCAACTCACATACCAAGAGCTAAATATCCGCAGCAATCAACTTGCAAATTACCTACAAAATCTGGGTGTTGGTGCAGAAGTTTTGGTAGGTATTTGTGTAGAGCGATCGTTTGATATGGTAATCGGAATGTTGGGTATCTTGAAAGCAGGTGGAGCTTATCTTCCTTTAGATCCAACTTATCCATCCGAGCGCTTAAGCTTTATCCTAGAAGATGCTCAAGTATCTGTTTTGTTGACTGAGGAACGCTGGGTTAATAGAGTGCAATCCCGCAATTCAAAACTTATTTGTTTAGACAAAGATTGGCAAACAATTGCTGAAGAAAGCAAAGATAATCCCAGTGATAATGTTACAGCAAACAACCTCGCTTATGTCATTTATACTTCTGGTTCGACCGGAGAACCTAAAGGAGTTAAAATTGAACACAAGGGATTATTAAATCTCATCTATTGGCATCAAAAAGCCTTTGCAATATCACCGCTCGACCGAGCTACACAGATTTCTGGCGTAGCCTTTGACGCTTGTGTTTGGGAAATTTGGCCTTATCTTAGTGCAGGCGCTAGCATTTATTTTCCAGATGAAGAAACTAAGCGATCGCCCGAAAATATCCGAGATTATTTAGTAGCAAATGGAATAACAATTAGCTTTTTACCCACACCTTTAGCGGAAAAAGTTTTATTATTAGAATGGCCGCACGCAGTAGCTTTACGAATCTTACTCACAGGCGGAGACAAACTACATCACTATCCTATAGCTGAATATCCTTTTCAGCTAGTTAATAACTATGGGCCAACAGAAAATACTGTTGTGACAACCTCCGGGATAGTTCCTGTCAGCAAGCAACCCAATGTAGCGCCTGCAATCGGTCGTCCTATTGCCAACACAAAAGTTTATGTGCTGGATAAACATTTACAACCTGTACCTATTGGTATTCCTGGCGAATTATATATCGCTGGTGATGGACTGGCGCGAGGTTATTTAAACCGTACAGAATTAACAGAAACCCGGTTTCTTCAATTAACAGAAACCCGGTTTCTTCAAGAAACCGGGTTTCTATCAGAAGCACGCCTTTATCAAACAGGCGATTTAGTTCGCTATAGAACAGACGGTAACATCGAATTTTTAGGTCGCCTCGACGAGCAAATAAAAATTCGCGGCTATCGCATCGAATTGGGAGAAATAGAATCAGTACTCAGTCAGCATCCAGCCGTCCTACAAACAGTAGTAACCAACCGCGAATATGCAGGCGAAAATCGTTTAGTAGCTTATGTTGCGCTGAATCCAGAATACAGCAGCGAACAAGAACAAATTCAACAAAAGCAATTGCAAAATGAGCAAATTTCCCAATGGCAAATGCTCTACAACGAAACTTACGATCGATCTGTCACCGATCCAGATCCTACATTTAATATTGTCGGTTGGAATAGCAGTTACACCAATCAGCCAATCCCAGCCGAGCAAATGCAAGAGTGGGTGAATAACCAAGTCGCGCAAATCCTCGCGTTGCAACCCAGCCGCGTGTTAGAAATTGGCTGTGGAACGGGTTTATTACTATTCAGAATTGCACCTCACTGCCATAAATATTGTGGAACCGACTTTTCTTCTGCTTCGCTTGACTACATCCGACAGCATTTGCAAAACCAAGAATTACCTCAAGTAACGCTGCTTCAAAAAATGGCTACTGATTTTGAGGGAATAGAAGCCAAAAGTTTCGATGCGGTAATTCTCAATTCTGTTGTGCAATATTTCCCCAACATTGACTATCTTCTGCACGCGATAGAAGGCGCTATTGAGGCAACTGCTCCCGGTGGTGTTATCTTCATAGGAGATGTGCGTAGCCTGCCATTGCTGCAAGCTTTCCATGCGTCGGTGCAACTGCATCAAGCCGAGCCATCTCTCACCCGCGAACAGTTGCAGCAACGGGTAGAAATGCAAATATTTCAAGAAACTGAATTAGTCATCGAGCCAGCTTTTTTTATTGCATTAAAACAGCATTTCCCCCAAATTAATGACGTGCAGTTGCAGCCTATCCGAGGTCGTCATCACAACGAATTAACTCAGTTTCGTTATAATGCGATTCTTCATATTGGTGTTGAAAAAGATGGTGAAAGAACCCCACCCCAGCCCCGTGGCGGGGGGACTGAGGGTGGTTTTACAGACTGCTTAGACTGGGAGGAAAATAACTTAACCATCTCAACAGTGCGGCAGATATTGATTGATAATCAACCGGAAATTTTAGGCATCAGCAATGTGCCAAATGCGCGGGTAATGGCAGCAGTAAAAACGGTTGAATGGCTATTCAATACAGAAAAATTTGCGAGTGCAATCCAGATGCGAGAAGCTTTGCAAAAGCTCGATCGCATAGGAGTAGATCCGGAAGATTGGTATGTTCTAGATGTACCGTACAACATTGAGATTAGCTGGACAGATTCAAATAACGAAGGGCGCTACAACGTAGTGTTACAACGACAAGATGCAAGCAGCAAAAAATTAATTTTTCCACACAGCACTCAGTTACGTCCGTGGCAAACATACGCCAATAATCCCTTACAAGCTAAAGCCGCACGTAAATTAGTGCCGCAATTGCAGATGTATCTGGCAGAAAAGCTACCTGAATACATGATACCTTCGGCTTTTGTCGTGCTGGATTCTTTGCCTTTGACGCCGAATGGAAAAGTCGATCGCCGCGCTTTACCCGCACCCGATCCAATAAAACCAGAATTGGCAGCAGGTTATGTTGCACCTCGAACTCCCGTTGAGGAAATATTAGTGAAAATTTTTGCTGAAGTTCTGGGAGTTAAGCGAGTGAGTATTCACGAGAATTTCTTTGAATTGGGAGGACATTCTTTACTCGCGACTCAGCTTGTTTCCAGAGTGCGCGATGCTTTCAAGATAGAGTTGCCTTTGCGTAGCGTTTTTGAAACACCGACAATTGCAGAATTATCTAAAGTTGTTGAAGCTTTTAAAGATAGTAATGGTGAAAATAAAGCGCCTGCTTTGGTGCCAATTTCTCGTGAGAGTCGGCGGATGAAGTTATCTTCGCTGAACAAAGAAAGCAAATAG
- a CDS encoding type IV toxin-antitoxin system AbiEi family antitoxin domain-containing protein, whose amino-acid sequence MANSKAAQVLERLKNQGVIRSRDFHEQGIEREYLRRLEQRGLLMRSGRGIYTVTDAQLTENHSLAEASKRVPHATVCLLSALRFHELTTQAPFEVWLAIDNKARTPKEDILPLRIVYMSDPALSAGFEEHQIEGVPVRVYSPAKTVADCFKYRNKIGLDVAIEALRDCWKKRRSTADEIWHYAKICRVSNVMRPYLASLV is encoded by the coding sequence ATGGCTAATTCTAAAGCTGCACAAGTGCTGGAGCGACTGAAAAATCAAGGGGTTATCCGATCGAGGGATTTCCACGAGCAGGGAATTGAGCGAGAATACCTGCGCCGTCTGGAACAACGAGGGTTGCTAATGCGATCGGGCCGTGGTATTTATACTGTGACTGATGCCCAGCTGACAGAGAACCACAGTCTAGCTGAAGCTAGCAAGCGCGTGCCTCATGCTACTGTCTGTCTGCTCTCCGCACTCCGTTTCCACGAACTCACAACCCAAGCACCTTTTGAGGTTTGGCTGGCTATTGACAATAAAGCACGCACTCCAAAGGAGGATATTCTCCCCCTGCGTATTGTGTATATGTCTGACCCAGCTCTGAGCGCTGGCTTTGAAGAACATCAAATTGAAGGAGTGCCAGTACGAGTATATAGTCCTGCAAAAACAGTGGCAGACTGCTTCAAATATCGCAACAAAATCGGACTGGATGTTGCGATCGAAGCTCTACGTGACTGTTGGAAAAAACGCCGCAGCACAGCAGATGAAATTTGGCACTATGCCAAAATTTGCCGTGTTTCCAACGTTATGCGTCCCTATCTAGCATCGCTTGTATGA
- a CDS encoding nucleotidyl transferase AbiEii/AbiGii toxin family protein: protein MSQNQATKVAVSVQQKLRNQATQQKVALNALQTRYARERLLYRLSKSAYRDRFVLKGATLFSAWLDKPHRPTQDIDLLGLTDNTVADVEQVFREICCLEVEEDGLEFKKDTVRGQRIKEGAAYEGVRIHLDAYFAGTRSRFTLQIDIGFEDKVTPEPEVIELSTILNFPAPILKTYPRETFVAEKFEAMVMLGMFNSRLKDFYDLWFLAQEFEFEGELLGRAIKTTFTWRKTPIPLETPTALSSEFYEDSQKQKDWKGLLNKLSETEKIKSLKEVTDLLKSFLMPPTIAVAKGETFDKLWIPSGAWQNPEQAKTSNPPKPHKRLS, encoded by the coding sequence ATGAGCCAAAATCAGGCTACCAAAGTGGCAGTATCAGTACAGCAGAAATTGCGTAATCAAGCCACTCAACAAAAAGTAGCTCTTAATGCGCTTCAAACTCGTTATGCCAGAGAAAGGCTCTTATACCGACTGAGCAAATCAGCATATCGCGATCGATTTGTCCTCAAGGGTGCTACTCTTTTCTCTGCATGGCTTGACAAGCCGCATCGACCTACTCAAGACATTGATTTGCTTGGGCTGACAGATAATACTGTCGCTGATGTGGAGCAAGTATTTCGTGAAATATGTTGCTTGGAGGTTGAGGAAGATGGGCTGGAATTTAAGAAAGATACAGTTCGAGGTCAGCGGATAAAGGAAGGCGCAGCTTATGAGGGAGTGCGGATTCACTTAGATGCGTATTTTGCTGGAACCCGCTCCCGCTTTACTCTTCAAATCGATATTGGTTTTGAGGACAAGGTTACTCCAGAACCAGAGGTCATAGAACTTTCTACGATCTTGAATTTCCCAGCGCCCATACTGAAAACCTACCCTCGCGAAACTTTTGTTGCTGAAAAATTTGAAGCTATGGTGATGCTTGGTATGTTCAACAGTAGGCTAAAGGATTTCTACGATTTGTGGTTTCTTGCTCAAGAATTCGAGTTTGAAGGGGAATTACTTGGCCGAGCTATTAAAACAACTTTCACTTGGCGAAAAACACCAATACCGTTAGAAACCCCGACAGCCCTTAGTTCAGAATTTTATGAAGACTCCCAGAAACAAAAAGATTGGAAAGGCTTGTTAAATAAGTTGTCAGAAACAGAGAAAATAAAGAGCCTAAAAGAAGTTACAGATCTTTTAAAAAGCTTCCTCATGCCACCTACTATAGCTGTAGCGAAAGGAGAAACATTTGATAAACTCTGGATACCATCTGGAGCTTGGCAGAATCCTGAGCAAGCGAAGACCTCTAACCCTCCAAAACCTCACAAACGACTGTCATAG
- a CDS encoding glycosyltransferase, which translates to MLVSVITPTTGNPLLQQNIQSIQNQDYKNIEHIIVIDGKEREDDAYKSIKEIELKKQTYVVTWPYATGKDRFNGHRIYGANCYLANGDYLVFLDEDNWVDENHISSLVELVSKWQLDWAYSLRKIVDRQGNFITYDDCESLGKWPSFLREQDNLVDVNCYFLKKQVAVSISPLWYRKAKEPGVQDVDRAMCANLIKLYPNFETTGFYTVNYRVGSTEISVKQEFFIEGNKIMKNKYPNEYPWRNSKWSL; encoded by the coding sequence ATGTTAGTTTCTGTTATTACGCCTACAACTGGCAATCCTTTATTACAGCAAAACATTCAAAGTATACAAAATCAGGATTATAAAAATATCGAACATATAATCGTAATCGACGGCAAGGAAAGAGAGGATGATGCTTACAAGAGCATAAAAGAAATTGAACTTAAGAAACAAACTTATGTTGTAACTTGGCCTTATGCTACTGGAAAGGATAGATTTAACGGACACCGCATCTATGGGGCGAACTGTTATTTAGCGAATGGCGATTATCTGGTGTTTTTGGATGAGGACAACTGGGTGGATGAGAATCACATATCCTCATTAGTCGAGTTGGTAAGTAAGTGGCAATTAGATTGGGCTTACTCATTAAGAAAGATTGTCGATCGCCAAGGGAACTTCATTACTTACGATGATTGCGAAAGCCTTGGCAAATGGCCATCATTCTTGAGAGAACAAGATAATTTAGTTGATGTTAACTGCTATTTTCTCAAAAAACAAGTAGCAGTTAGCATTTCTCCTCTTTGGTATAGAAAAGCTAAAGAACCTGGAGTTCAAGATGTAGATAGAGCTATGTGCGCTAATCTCATAAAGTTATACCCTAATTTTGAAACTACAGGTTTTTATACTGTTAATTATCGAGTTGGCTCGACGGAAATATCAGTTAAACAGGAGTTTTTTATAGAGGGGAATAAAATTATGAAAAATAAATACCCTAACGAGTACCCTTGGCGTAATTCAAAATGGAGTTTATAG
- a CDS encoding glycine zipper domain-containing protein: MNQNEQTFSQHDENVQYNMSQSDASSTEEKIVKSENDRENSQEMSDRSAIHPVATRIGAAAGGVAGAAIGSLIGGRTGAMIGAVAGAVAGGLTGNDAGESVSQTVEGVVDAVKGVAEGVNRTVEDVGDAAKGTLEEVKPSVVGIAESVRSTVEEAKPSVIGLAESVRSTVEEAKPSVVGMAESVRSTVEEAKPSVVNAAQTLNEAVEDVKPSVKDVAQSVKVAVEQVKPSVVEAVKGSAEGIKTSVQGVGNAVRDTAEEVKPSVVNAVRGSAEKIESSVRDVGNAVSDTAQEAKPSVVNAVKGSAEKIESSVRDVGNAVSDTAQEAKPSVVNAVKGSADKIESSVRDVGNAVKNKAEKAKSSIEESRKDAVEDVSYVTILDNRTTPVETGIPAISADIDRTITPVDTVMPATPASASFYPGDVAPMEAYVDTGYIQSPMSTTADFDAPKLAEDDLVESEEEMRRRESDIDAENRRIIDRSTPL, from the coding sequence ATGAATCAGAACGAACAGACATTTTCTCAGCATGACGAGAATGTCCAATATAATATGAGTCAATCTGATGCTTCTTCAACAGAAGAAAAGATTGTCAAGAGTGAGAACGATCGCGAAAACAGTCAAGAAATGAGCGATCGATCTGCCATTCATCCAGTTGCTACGCGCATTGGCGCTGCTGCTGGTGGGGTAGCTGGAGCCGCAATTGGTAGTTTAATCGGCGGTCGCACTGGTGCAATGATTGGTGCTGTAGCGGGCGCTGTAGCGGGCGGTCTCACCGGTAACGATGCAGGTGAAAGTGTCAGTCAAACTGTAGAAGGTGTAGTAGATGCCGTCAAAGGCGTTGCTGAAGGAGTTAACCGCACTGTAGAAGATGTGGGCGATGCAGCAAAGGGTACGCTTGAAGAAGTCAAGCCTTCTGTAGTAGGTATAGCCGAGTCGGTAAGGAGTACAGTTGAAGAAGCCAAACCTTCTGTAATAGGTTTAGCCGAGTCGGTAAGAAGTACAGTTGAAGAAGCCAAACCTTCTGTAGTAGGTATGGCAGAGTCGGTAAGAAGTACAGTTGAAGAAGCCAAACCTTCTGTAGTAAATGCCGCCCAAACTCTTAACGAAGCAGTTGAGGATGTTAAGCCTTCTGTAAAAGATGTAGCGCAGTCCGTAAAGGTTGCTGTTGAACAAGTTAAACCTTCTGTAGTAGAAGCAGTTAAGGGTAGCGCTGAGGGAATTAAAACTTCTGTTCAAGGTGTAGGAAACGCGGTCAGAGATACAGCTGAAGAAGTCAAACCTTCTGTAGTCAATGCGGTTAGAGGTAGCGCTGAGAAAATCGAATCTTCTGTTCGAGATGTCGGCAATGCAGTCAGCGATACTGCTCAAGAAGCCAAACCTTCTGTAGTAAATGCCGTTAAAGGTAGCGCTGAGAAGATCGAATCTTCTGTTCGAGATGTCGGCAATGCAGTCAGCGATACTGCTCAAGAAGCCAAACCTTCTGTAGTAAACGCGGTTAAAGGTAGCGCTGATAAAATTGAGTCTTCTGTTCGAGATGTCGGCAATGCTGTTAAGAATAAAGCTGAAAAAGCCAAATCCTCTATAGAGGAGTCAAGAAAAGATGCAGTTGAGGATGTCTCCTATGTAACTATTCTTGACAACCGCACTACCCCTGTAGAAACTGGAATACCAGCAATTTCTGCTGATATCGATCGCACCATTACCCCTGTAGATACGGTAATGCCAGCAACTCCTGCTAGTGCAAGCTTTTATCCAGGAGATGTCGCTCCGATGGAAGCGTATGTAGATACTGGTTACATTCAATCACCAATGTCTACCACCGCAGATTTTGACGCTCCCAAACTAGCAGAGGACGACCTTGTTGAATCCGAAGAGGAGATGCGTCGGCGAGAGTCAGACATTGATGCTGAAAACAGGAGAATTATCGATCGCAGCACTCCGCTGTAA